A section of the Kribbella sp. HUAS MG21 genome encodes:
- a CDS encoding LamG-like jellyroll fold domain-containing protein translates to MVLALLGSCLVVVASTPAASATLSDEASTVLGEAQAREVAARTGRRVEVDTLTTETGQVFANPDGSYTRHESALPVRVRGSSGWVPVDMTLRARADGTVAPVASPLDLAFSGGGETPLVRLRRDGRELAVGWPGRLPQPVLSGDTATYPEVFPGVDLVLTASTTGLSQILVVKNAAAAANPALGSLPYRLTAKGLAVQATAAGLTATDRAGAVVFSGPAPYMWDSSGHGSAAQPGGRVTAVGARVAGDQLSLVPDRAFLTGKTTRFPVYIDPSWSGVKQAWTQVWSNYPTTSFYNGANLGTSEKVARVGYDGTDQKRTRSFFQFDTSGVKYKHILKATLQTTASWSWSCTVREVQVWATNPISSATTWKNQPTWAYQMEKKSFAKGFSSSSCPAGGVEFNVTSQVTNAAANGWSNVTQGLRASTWAESHNDSYSWKKFASNPSITIDYNTIPDNPANLTTEGSASCVTGPDRLVVSTVTPTLRATLQDADNSVQARFEWWTLDGSAPVGEYVSPTVAGATPTVVATSVPSGAFGNGAVGKWRVRAEDGIDVSAWSPWCEFAVDADVPEAPTAVSSGFPDNGAGDAVMGTSLPVTFGANGESDVVRYEYALNGTSTALNLTATPSAPGGEVTVSVVPDRYVNWVHVRSVDAGGNRSAVVTAVFYAGPAPGPVADWGLDETGDGTVAVDSAPGRHNASLGGGASWGDGRQGGALTLNGTTGYAATSGAVVNTLSSLSVSAWVRLTDTSRNSVIATQVGNQAGAFTLYYSSSYRRWIFNRTSADVASPTYVRAISSTVPAADGRWVHLTGVYDAPNAQLRLYVNGVLEATTAYTTPWSAAGSFQIGRSKVNGVYGEYWPGDVDQLQVYNRVLLPGEIQQVARRDGQWLMDESSGTTAGDTAGAHPASWSASGVSRVAGKTGNAVQLNGTTGVLTASGPAVRTDGSFTVAAWVKPSAVGKNEVVISQDGSQVSGFSLGYVWDDLYGGYRWSVAMPVADSAVAEVHTAVGPFDEPVTGRWTHVAGVYDAKDQALRLYVGGQFVAETYHRSAWNAAGAARFGAGWTSASGLGGFFSGAIDDVQMYSGVLSDQQIADLYLPSQL, encoded by the coding sequence GTGGTCCTCGCTCTCCTCGGGAGTTGTCTGGTCGTCGTCGCTTCGACGCCGGCTGCTTCCGCGACGCTGTCGGACGAAGCCTCGACGGTGTTGGGCGAAGCGCAGGCGCGCGAGGTCGCCGCCAGGACTGGGCGCCGGGTCGAGGTCGACACGCTGACCACCGAGACAGGGCAGGTGTTCGCCAATCCGGACGGTTCGTACACCCGGCACGAGTCGGCGCTGCCGGTACGGGTACGCGGGTCGTCCGGGTGGGTGCCGGTGGATATGACGTTGCGGGCCAGAGCCGACGGAACGGTAGCGCCGGTCGCGAGCCCGCTCGATCTGGCGTTCTCCGGCGGCGGCGAGACGCCTCTGGTACGACTTCGCCGGGACGGCCGTGAGCTGGCCGTCGGCTGGCCGGGCCGACTCCCCCAGCCGGTGTTGTCCGGCGACACCGCAACCTACCCGGAGGTCTTTCCCGGTGTCGACCTCGTCCTGACTGCCTCGACCACCGGTCTGTCGCAGATCCTCGTGGTCAAGAACGCGGCGGCCGCGGCGAACCCGGCACTCGGATCGCTGCCGTATCGCCTGACAGCCAAGGGTCTGGCGGTTCAGGCCACGGCGGCCGGTTTGACCGCGACGGATCGGGCCGGCGCGGTCGTGTTCAGCGGACCCGCGCCGTACATGTGGGACTCCTCCGGTCACGGGTCCGCGGCACAGCCCGGTGGCCGGGTCACGGCCGTCGGCGCCCGGGTCGCCGGGGATCAGCTGTCTCTCGTACCGGATCGGGCGTTCCTGACCGGCAAGACCACCCGGTTCCCGGTCTACATCGACCCATCGTGGTCCGGCGTCAAGCAGGCCTGGACCCAGGTGTGGAGCAACTACCCGACCACGTCGTTCTACAACGGCGCGAACCTCGGAACCTCGGAGAAGGTCGCCCGGGTGGGCTACGACGGCACGGACCAGAAGCGCACCCGCTCGTTCTTCCAGTTCGACACCAGCGGCGTGAAGTACAAGCACATCCTCAAGGCCACGCTGCAGACCACCGCGAGCTGGTCGTGGTCGTGCACGGTGCGCGAGGTGCAGGTGTGGGCGACCAACCCGATCTCCTCGGCGACGACCTGGAAGAACCAGCCGACCTGGGCGTACCAGATGGAGAAGAAGAGCTTCGCGAAGGGCTTTTCGTCGTCCAGTTGCCCGGCCGGCGGGGTCGAGTTCAACGTCACCAGCCAGGTCACCAACGCCGCGGCCAACGGCTGGTCCAACGTCACGCAGGGACTTCGGGCGTCGACGTGGGCCGAGAGCCACAACGATTCGTACTCGTGGAAGAAGTTCGCCAGCAACCCGAGCATCACCATCGACTACAACACGATTCCTGACAACCCGGCCAACCTCACCACGGAAGGCTCGGCGTCGTGTGTGACAGGCCCCGATCGGCTGGTCGTGTCCACGGTGACGCCGACGCTTCGAGCAACTCTTCAGGACGCCGACAACTCGGTCCAGGCGCGCTTCGAGTGGTGGACGCTCGACGGCTCGGCCCCTGTCGGGGAGTACGTCTCGCCGACCGTCGCGGGTGCGACGCCGACGGTTGTGGCGACCTCTGTTCCGTCGGGCGCCTTCGGCAACGGTGCGGTCGGCAAGTGGCGGGTACGGGCCGAGGACGGCATCGACGTCAGCGCCTGGAGTCCGTGGTGTGAGTTCGCCGTGGATGCCGACGTACCTGAGGCGCCGACGGCGGTGTCGTCGGGGTTCCCGGACAACGGAGCCGGCGACGCGGTGATGGGGACGAGCCTGCCGGTGACGTTCGGCGCGAACGGGGAGTCCGACGTCGTCAGGTACGAGTACGCCCTGAACGGGACCTCGACCGCGCTGAACCTGACCGCGACGCCGTCGGCGCCGGGTGGCGAGGTGACCGTCTCGGTCGTGCCGGATCGGTACGTGAACTGGGTGCACGTCCGCTCGGTCGATGCCGGGGGCAACCGTTCCGCGGTGGTGACGGCGGTGTTCTACGCGGGCCCGGCGCCGGGCCCGGTCGCGGACTGGGGGCTCGACGAGACCGGTGACGGCACGGTGGCGGTCGACTCCGCGCCGGGACGGCACAACGCCTCCCTGGGCGGCGGCGCGTCCTGGGGCGACGGCCGGCAAGGCGGTGCCCTGACGCTCAACGGCACCACGGGGTACGCGGCGACGAGCGGGGCGGTGGTCAACACGCTGAGCTCGTTGTCCGTGTCGGCCTGGGTGCGGCTGACCGACACGTCGCGCAACTCGGTGATCGCCACCCAGGTCGGGAACCAGGCCGGCGCCTTCACGTTGTACTACTCGAGCTCCTATCGGCGGTGGATCTTCAACCGCACCTCGGCCGACGTCGCCTCGCCGACCTACGTCCGGGCGATCTCCAGCACGGTGCCCGCGGCAGACGGCAGGTGGGTCCACCTGACCGGTGTGTACGACGCGCCGAACGCCCAGCTCCGGCTTTACGTCAACGGTGTTCTCGAGGCCACCACGGCGTACACCACGCCGTGGAGTGCGGCCGGTTCGTTCCAGATCGGGCGGTCGAAGGTCAACGGCGTCTACGGCGAGTACTGGCCGGGAGACGTGGACCAGCTGCAGGTGTACAACCGGGTGTTGCTGCCGGGCGAGATCCAGCAGGTGGCCCGGCGCGACGGTCAGTGGCTGATGGACGAGAGCTCAGGCACGACGGCCGGGGACACCGCCGGGGCGCATCCCGCCAGTTGGTCGGCCAGCGGTGTGTCACGCGTGGCCGGCAAGACCGGCAACGCGGTGCAGCTGAACGGCACCACCGGTGTGCTGACGGCGTCCGGGCCGGCGGTCCGCACCGACGGCAGCTTCACGGTGGCCGCCTGGGTGAAGCCGTCCGCGGTCGGCAAGAACGAGGTCGTGATCAGTCAGGACGGCTCGCAGGTGAGCGGTTTCAGCCTGGGATACGTCTGGGACGACCTGTACGGCGGTTACCGCTGGTCGGTGGCGATGCCGGTCGCGGACTCGGCGGTGGCGGAGGTACACACGGCGGTCGGCCCGTTCGACGAGCCGGTGACCGGCCGGTGGACGCACGTCGCCGGGGTGTACGACGCGAAGGATCAGGCACTGCGGCTGTACGTCGGCGGCCAGTTCGTGGCCGAGACGTATCACCGCAGTGCGTGGAACGCGGCCGGGGCGGCACGCTTCGGAGCGGGATGGACATCGGCGTCCGGCCTCGGTGGCTTCTTCAGCGGCGCCATCGACGACGTCCAGATGTACTCCGGTGTGCTCTCGGATCAGCAGATCGCCGACCTGTACTTGCCGTCCCAGCTGTGA